In the Arthrobacter sp. 31Y genome, one interval contains:
- the dnaJ gene encoding molecular chaperone DnaJ, translated as MSSHYDVLGVSPEATGEEIKKAYRKLARKLHPDVNPGEDVAEQFKAVTHAYEVLSDPQKRRVYDATGNENGTDNGFGGGYAGQGFAFQDIFDTFFGGGGGHGGPASRVRRGQDALISVRIDLKDAVFGVNRKLEVDTAVTCPTCDGSCCRPGTHPERCDICGGSGQVQRAVRSILGQVMTAAPCGSCEGFGTVIKDPCNECNGQGRIRSRRSLTIKVPAGVATGTRIQLSGQGEAGPAGGPAGDLYVEIRVNNDSMFMREGDDLHATLSVPMTAAALGTELQLDTFDGAQHLDVKAGTQSGEVITLRGLGVTHLRGYGRGDLKVHLHVETPTKLDPAQEELLQQLAKLRGEQFTEGKLVASGGMFAKLRDKLGNL; from the coding sequence TTGAGCAGCCACTATGACGTTTTGGGAGTCTCGCCGGAAGCCACCGGGGAAGAGATCAAAAAGGCGTACCGCAAGTTGGCGCGGAAACTGCACCCTGACGTAAACCCCGGTGAAGATGTCGCCGAACAGTTCAAGGCCGTGACGCACGCCTACGAGGTACTGTCTGACCCCCAGAAGCGGCGCGTTTACGACGCCACGGGTAATGAGAACGGCACGGACAACGGTTTCGGTGGCGGCTACGCCGGCCAGGGTTTCGCGTTCCAGGACATCTTCGACACCTTCTTTGGTGGAGGCGGCGGCCACGGGGGACCAGCCTCACGTGTCCGTCGTGGCCAGGACGCGCTGATCAGCGTCCGCATCGACTTGAAGGACGCCGTGTTCGGCGTCAACAGGAAGCTCGAAGTGGACACCGCCGTGACTTGCCCCACCTGTGATGGCAGTTGCTGCCGCCCGGGCACTCACCCGGAACGCTGCGACATTTGCGGTGGCAGCGGCCAGGTCCAGCGCGCTGTCCGTTCCATCCTCGGCCAGGTCATGACCGCCGCCCCTTGCGGATCCTGTGAAGGCTTCGGCACGGTCATCAAGGACCCCTGCAACGAGTGCAACGGGCAGGGCCGCATCCGCAGCCGTCGCTCACTTACCATCAAGGTCCCGGCCGGTGTGGCCACCGGTACGCGCATCCAGCTGTCCGGGCAGGGTGAAGCGGGACCCGCAGGCGGCCCAGCCGGCGATCTCTATGTGGAGATCAGGGTCAACAACGATTCCATGTTCATGCGTGAAGGCGACGACCTTCACGCCACGTTGAGTGTGCCCATGACCGCGGCGGCTCTTGGCACGGAGCTGCAGTTGGACACCTTCGACGGCGCACAGCACCTGGACGTGAAGGCCGGTACCCAATCCGGAGAAGTCATTACCCTGCGCGGCTTGGGTGTTACGCACCTCCGGGGCTATGGACGCGGTGATCTCAAGGTGCACTTGCACGTGGAGACCCCAACCAAGCTGGACCCCGCCCAGGAGGAACTCCTGCAGCAGCTCGCCAAGCTGCGCGGTGAACAGTTTACTGAGGGAAAGCTTGTGGCCAGCGGCGGAATGTTCGCCAAGCTTCGGGACAAGCTCGGTAATCTGTAG
- the era gene encoding GTPase Era, translating into MSKQNKKFDADADFGGFHAGFSVLVGRPNAGKSTLTNALVGQKVAITSAKPQTTRHTIRGIVHREDAQLILVDTPGLHRPRTLLGKRLNDLVADTLSEVDAIGFCLPANEKIGPGDKYIAAQLAAVGRKPIVALVTKTDLVDRQALTEQLLAVAALGRDVLGEQGWADIVPVSAADGFQVSTVADVLISHMPSSPPLYPDGELTDEPEAVMIAELIREAALEGVRDELPHSLAVVVEEIVPREGRTEDNPLLDVRVNLYVERPSQKAIIIGKGGSRLREVGTNARKGIETLLGTRIYLDLHVKVAKDWQRDPKQLVKLGF; encoded by the coding sequence GTGAGCAAGCAAAATAAGAAATTCGACGCCGATGCTGATTTCGGTGGCTTCCACGCGGGCTTCTCGGTGCTTGTTGGCCGGCCCAACGCTGGAAAGTCAACCCTGACTAATGCTCTGGTGGGACAGAAGGTGGCCATCACCTCGGCCAAGCCGCAAACAACACGGCATACCATCCGCGGTATTGTCCACCGCGAAGATGCCCAATTGATCCTCGTGGACACCCCGGGTCTCCACCGGCCCCGTACGCTGCTGGGGAAGCGGCTCAACGACCTTGTGGCCGATACTTTGTCGGAAGTGGACGCCATCGGGTTCTGCCTCCCGGCAAACGAAAAGATCGGCCCCGGCGACAAATACATCGCGGCTCAACTGGCCGCCGTCGGACGCAAGCCCATTGTGGCACTGGTGACCAAGACCGATCTTGTGGACCGTCAGGCGTTGACGGAGCAATTGCTCGCAGTCGCGGCATTGGGTCGCGACGTCCTTGGCGAGCAGGGGTGGGCTGACATTGTGCCTGTGTCTGCCGCCGATGGCTTCCAGGTTTCCACTGTTGCCGATGTCCTGATCAGCCACATGCCGTCATCGCCGCCGCTTTATCCCGACGGCGAGCTCACGGACGAGCCTGAGGCCGTCATGATCGCTGAGCTCATTCGCGAAGCGGCCCTTGAAGGCGTCCGCGATGAACTTCCCCACTCGCTCGCTGTGGTGGTGGAGGAGATTGTGCCCCGCGAAGGACGTACGGAGGACAACCCCTTGTTGGATGTTCGGGTGAATCTTTACGTCGAACGCCCCTCTCAGAAGGCCATCATTATCGGTAAAGGGGGAAGCCGGCTGCGTGAAGTGGGAACCAACGCCCGGAAAGGCATTGAAACGCTGCTGGGCACCCGGATCTACCTCGATCTGCACGTCAAGGTGGCCAAGGATTGGCAGCGAGATCCCAAGCAATTGGTCAAACTCGGCTTCTGA
- a CDS encoding hemolysin family protein, translating into MTSIILVGMALVFLSFVALLTAAEAAFNFLPRHEAEQSIVRSKGKALGGILKNPIAHMRALRFWRVWFEMAAAVAVAVVLHSLLDNVWLAGLAATGIMAVIGFVLVGVSPRQLGRAHSGPVVRFTAPLIRFLCWILGPIPGWLVALGQAVAPGAPSGDDAFVSEEEFREFVDRAAESDMIEDNEAELIHSVFDFGDTLVRSVMVPRTDIVSIGTGSDLETAMGLFLRSGYSRIPVIGENTDQIRGILYLKDVAAAMHRREPGLQVHDVDSLARDVRYVPESKLVSDLLRELQKESTHVAIVIDEYGGTAGLVTLEDLIEEIVGEIVDEYDAAAEEAVGLGDGTYRVSARMSIDDLGELFDIDLDDDEVDTVGGLLAKALGQVPIVGSAVEVNGISLRADRLEGRRNRVSHIIAAAMPKEDTDFEDLLDDADSTQQGVPREQAK; encoded by the coding sequence GTGACCTCGATCATCCTGGTCGGCATGGCGCTGGTTTTCCTCAGCTTCGTGGCACTGCTGACCGCAGCCGAGGCCGCCTTCAACTTCCTGCCCCGGCATGAGGCCGAACAATCCATCGTACGGAGCAAGGGCAAGGCGCTGGGGGGAATCCTTAAGAACCCGATCGCCCACATGCGCGCTCTGCGTTTTTGGCGCGTGTGGTTCGAAATGGCGGCAGCAGTCGCCGTCGCCGTGGTTCTGCACAGTTTGCTGGACAACGTATGGCTCGCCGGACTTGCAGCCACAGGCATCATGGCAGTGATCGGCTTCGTCCTGGTGGGTGTTTCGCCCAGGCAGTTGGGCCGGGCGCACTCTGGCCCCGTCGTTCGCTTCACGGCACCGCTCATCAGGTTCCTTTGCTGGATACTGGGGCCCATCCCTGGGTGGCTTGTGGCTCTGGGGCAGGCGGTCGCACCCGGCGCCCCTAGTGGTGACGATGCTTTCGTCAGCGAAGAAGAGTTCCGTGAATTCGTCGATCGTGCCGCTGAGTCGGACATGATCGAAGACAATGAGGCAGAACTCATCCATTCGGTTTTTGATTTCGGTGACACGTTGGTGCGTTCCGTCATGGTTCCCCGCACCGACATCGTCAGTATCGGTACGGGCTCGGATCTTGAAACAGCGATGGGCCTTTTCCTGCGGTCCGGCTACTCAAGGATCCCGGTCATCGGGGAGAACACTGATCAGATCCGTGGAATTCTCTACCTGAAGGATGTGGCTGCCGCCATGCATCGGAGGGAACCCGGATTACAAGTCCACGACGTCGACTCGCTCGCACGGGACGTGCGATATGTCCCGGAGTCCAAGCTTGTCAGCGATCTTCTCAGGGAACTCCAGAAGGAGTCCACACACGTGGCCATCGTCATTGACGAGTATGGCGGTACCGCCGGGCTGGTCACGCTTGAAGACCTGATCGAGGAGATCGTTGGTGAGATCGTGGATGAATACGACGCCGCCGCGGAAGAAGCCGTAGGTCTAGGCGATGGCACGTACCGCGTCAGCGCCCGGATGAGCATCGATGACCTGGGCGAACTTTTCGACATCGACCTGGACGACGACGAAGTGGATACAGTGGGCGGTTTGCTGGCCAAAGCCCTTGGTCAGGTGCCCATTGTGGGGAGTGCCGTCGAAGTGAACGGAATATCGCTCCGGGCCGATAGGCTGGAGGGTCGCCGAAACAGGGTCAGCCACATCATTGCGGCAGCCATGCCAAAGGAAGACACTGACTTTGAAGACCTACTCGATGACGCCGACTCAACGCAACAGGGAGTTCCACGTGAGCAAGCAAAATAA
- the ybeY gene encoding rRNA maturation RNase YbeY, translating to MSIEVNNESGVAVDEAQLVTLARFIFERLFIHPQAELSILLVDEPAMEKLHIELMDEPGATDVLSVPMDELTPGTPDKPTPQGMLGDIAICPQVAEVQARNAGHATQDEMLLLTTHGILHLLGFDHAEPEEKEEMFGLQRELLSEFLGKDAPMETMQ from the coding sequence ATGAGCATTGAAGTAAACAACGAGTCCGGTGTAGCGGTGGACGAAGCGCAACTGGTGACGTTGGCACGCTTCATCTTTGAGCGTTTGTTCATCCACCCCCAGGCGGAACTGTCCATCCTCCTTGTCGATGAACCGGCCATGGAGAAACTCCACATTGAGCTGATGGACGAGCCCGGTGCAACGGACGTCTTGTCCGTCCCCATGGACGAACTGACGCCGGGCACTCCGGACAAGCCCACGCCGCAAGGAATGTTGGGAGACATCGCCATCTGCCCGCAGGTGGCCGAGGTGCAGGCGCGAAATGCCGGCCACGCCACGCAGGATGAGATGTTGCTCCTGACCACCCACGGCATTCTCCACCTGCTGGGCTTCGACCATGCCGAGCCAGAGGAAAAAGAAGAGATGTTCGGTTTGCAGCGCGAACTGCTGTCTGAATTCCTGGGCAAGGATGCCCCCATGGAGACCATGCAGTGA
- a CDS encoding GerMN domain-containing protein: protein MLAVLLLTGCIANGGGTQVTTSPPPVTLQDAPASHAPLETTQASTKIPVYWIGRSKEEVYLYREFRDISSDGNPVTTALRIMMSEKPLDHDFFTPWQAPESLATSISGKNVITVDISRDAFNSNLDAGMAQRAVQQLVYTATAAASSSGLINSGQQIQVVILVDGHTDYMAFGQVKLGQPMERNASLVAPLWIIDPQEETTLPGGVVKFNGRSTDSSRPVSWQILQENSKGEKTSLFTGQTQATGEPGQYGVFTFSATLKSGKYELRVSQVDEAGATIETSIDTRLFNVG from the coding sequence ATGCTTGCTGTCCTGCTTCTGACCGGTTGCATAGCCAATGGCGGCGGCACCCAAGTCACCACGAGTCCCCCACCGGTCACTCTTCAAGACGCCCCGGCCAGCCACGCACCGCTGGAAACTACGCAGGCTTCCACCAAGATCCCGGTTTACTGGATTGGACGCAGCAAGGAAGAGGTTTACCTCTACCGTGAGTTCAGGGACATTTCCAGCGACGGAAACCCTGTGACCACCGCGCTCCGGATCATGATGTCCGAAAAACCCCTGGACCACGACTTCTTCACGCCATGGCAGGCCCCGGAGAGCCTGGCAACGTCCATCTCCGGCAAGAATGTCATCACCGTTGATATTTCGCGGGATGCCTTCAACTCAAACCTCGACGCCGGAATGGCGCAGCGCGCTGTCCAGCAGTTGGTCTACACAGCTACCGCAGCCGCCTCGTCCTCGGGACTAATAAACTCCGGCCAGCAGATCCAGGTTGTCATCCTGGTTGACGGACATACGGACTACATGGCCTTCGGACAGGTAAAACTCGGTCAGCCCATGGAACGGAACGCCTCGCTGGTAGCCCCTCTATGGATTATCGATCCGCAGGAGGAAACAACACTGCCGGGCGGTGTGGTCAAGTTCAATGGCCGCAGCACCGACAGTTCACGGCCCGTCAGCTGGCAGATATTGCAAGAGAACAGCAAGGGCGAAAAGACCAGCCTGTTCACTGGACAAACCCAGGCAACCGGCGAACCGGGCCAGTACGGGGTTTTCACCTTCAGTGCCACGCTGAAGTCCGGAAAGTACGAGTTGCGGGTTTCACAAGTCGATGAAGCCGGCGCAACCATCGAGACGAGCATTGACACCCGCTTGTTCAACGTCGGATAA
- a CDS encoding 16S rRNA (uracil(1498)-N(3))-methyltransferase encodes MSNPVFFTPAGSLDQLIPGSTFVLEGAEARHAVTVKRLAVGEPVDIADGSGMRLTGTVVDAGSSALTVKASEVILEPQPEVRLVLVQALAKGDRDELAIETATELGIDSVIPWQSERAIVRWKGERAAKAHTKWQSVVTAAAKQARRAWIPEVRSIVDTSALAKAVAAADLAIILHEDAKNPLRTVLEESVALRTGDEGTPREVLLIVGPEGGISPREVTRLSDAGAVTALLGHHVLRSSTAGPAAVVLASDVLGRW; translated from the coding sequence GTGAGCAATCCGGTTTTCTTTACACCGGCGGGCAGCCTTGACCAGCTGATCCCCGGGTCCACGTTTGTGTTGGAAGGTGCTGAGGCCCGCCATGCAGTCACCGTCAAGCGGTTGGCTGTGGGCGAGCCCGTGGATATAGCTGATGGTTCGGGCATGCGGTTGACCGGCACGGTGGTTGACGCCGGTTCCAGCGCCCTGACTGTGAAGGCATCCGAGGTAATCCTCGAGCCCCAACCGGAGGTCCGGCTGGTGCTGGTTCAGGCCCTGGCTAAAGGCGATAGGGACGAACTCGCCATCGAGACTGCCACGGAGCTCGGGATTGACTCCGTCATTCCGTGGCAGTCTGAGCGGGCAATAGTGCGTTGGAAGGGTGAACGGGCCGCCAAAGCGCATACCAAGTGGCAGTCGGTGGTCACTGCAGCAGCCAAGCAAGCAAGGCGTGCTTGGATTCCTGAGGTGCGGTCCATTGTGGACACCAGCGCTTTGGCGAAGGCCGTCGCCGCCGCTGACTTGGCCATTATCCTCCATGAAGACGCCAAGAATCCCCTGCGGACGGTCCTCGAAGAGTCAGTTGCGTTGCGGACTGGAGATGAAGGGACCCCTCGCGAGGTCCTCTTGATCGTTGGACCCGAGGGCGGAATATCACCACGTGAGGTAACGCGGCTCAGCGACGCGGGGGCCGTAACGGCACTCCTGGGTCACCACGTCCTGAGGTCGTCGACGGCGGGACCTGCCGCCGTCGTTCTTGCCAGTGACGTTCTGGGCCGCTGGTAG
- a CDS encoding PhoH family protein produces MSESLNGRLRTGNGNQPPTEFPHTLPGTRTEVVTFDNSDQMVHSLGSHDEALRYIEEQFQDVSFHVRGNELSMTGPSTVIPRVMRLLEEVRGLVAKGTVVTPDILQQLVSLLRAQSVQNPADVLTHNILSSRGKTIRPKTLNQKNYVDAIDKNTVIFGIGPAGTGKTYLAMAKAVQALQTKEVSRIILTRPAVEAGERLGFLPGTLSDKIDPYLRPLYDALHDMMDPESIPRLMAAGTIEVAPLAYMRGRTLNDAFIILDEAQNTTPEQMKMFLTRLGFGSKMVVTGDVTQIDLPSGSTSGLRIVREILKGIDDVNFSILEAADVVRHRLVADIVSAYSTWDDAHSGDVANTAGAQYNRGVRK; encoded by the coding sequence ATGAGTGAATCTTTGAACGGGCGGCTCAGGACCGGAAACGGCAACCAGCCGCCCACCGAGTTCCCGCACACACTACCGGGTACGCGCACGGAAGTTGTCACGTTCGACAACTCCGACCAGATGGTTCACTCGTTGGGCAGCCACGACGAAGCCTTGCGGTACATCGAGGAACAGTTCCAGGATGTCAGTTTCCATGTCCGCGGCAACGAGCTCTCCATGACAGGTCCTTCCACCGTCATTCCACGTGTCATGCGTCTCCTTGAGGAAGTCCGTGGGCTCGTGGCGAAAGGGACCGTGGTCACTCCGGACATCCTTCAACAGCTCGTGTCCCTCCTGAGGGCCCAGTCCGTGCAGAATCCGGCCGATGTCCTGACGCACAACATCCTCTCCAGCAGGGGCAAGACCATACGGCCCAAGACGCTGAATCAGAAGAACTATGTTGACGCCATTGACAAGAACACCGTGATTTTTGGAATTGGCCCGGCAGGTACTGGCAAGACCTATTTGGCAATGGCCAAAGCAGTGCAGGCCCTGCAGACGAAGGAAGTCAGCCGGATCATCTTGACCCGGCCTGCAGTGGAAGCAGGGGAGAGGCTGGGTTTCCTCCCCGGCACGCTGAGCGACAAGATCGACCCCTATCTCCGCCCGCTGTATGACGCGTTGCACGACATGATGGACCCCGAGTCCATCCCGCGACTGATGGCTGCAGGGACCATCGAAGTAGCCCCCTTGGCCTACATGCGCGGACGTACGCTCAATGATGCATTCATCATCCTTGACGAGGCACAAAACACCACTCCAGAGCAGATGAAGATGTTCCTTACCCGTCTGGGCTTTGGTTCAAAAATGGTGGTCACCGGTGACGTTACGCAGATCGATCTGCCGTCCGGTTCGACGTCCGGTTTGAGGATCGTCAGGGAAATCCTGAAGGGAATTGACGACGTCAACTTCTCCATCCTCGAAGCAGCCGACGTCGTGCGCCACCGGTTGGTGGCCGACATCGTCTCCGCGTACAGCACGTGGGACGACGCGCACAGCGGCGATGTCGCAAATACAGCTGGCGCACAGTACAACCGTGGAGTACGTAAATGA